A single genomic interval of Arachis duranensis cultivar V14167 chromosome 7, aradu.V14167.gnm2.J7QH, whole genome shotgun sequence harbors:
- the LOC107496841 gene encoding uncharacterized protein LOC107496841 has product KFYRYLVLGKACYHLGLMEDAMILLQTGKRLATAAFRRESICWSDDSFSLSLSLSTAAAAPPSTPLTESESITQLLSHIKLLLRRRAAALAALDAGVHTEAIRHFSKIIESRRGVTPQGFLSQCYAHRASAQRHAWRIADAIADCNRALALEATSIEALHTRASVLEMIKCLPDSLHDLEHLKLLYNSILRDRKLPGPAWKHHNVRYSRQPTTVSFSFLFFFF; this is encoded by the coding sequence ttacagATACTTAGTACTTGGCAAAGCATGCTACCACTTAGGCCTAATGGAAGACGCAATGATTCTCCTCCAAACCGGCAAGCGCCTAGCTACGGCCGCCTTCCGCCGCGAAAGCATCTGCTGGTCTGACGACAGcttctccctctccctctccctctccacCGCCGCCGCAGCACCACCGTCCACCCCTCTCACCGAATCGGAGTCCATAACCCAGCTCCTGTCCCACATCAAGCTCCTCCTCCGTCGTCGGGCCGCAGCACTGGCCGCCCTTGACGCCGGGGTCCACACGGAGGCCATCCGCCACTTCTCGAAGATCATCGAGTCTCGGCGCGGTGTGACGCCACAGGGCTTCCTCTCGCAGTGCTACGCGCATCGTGCCTCCGCCCAGCGGCACGCATGGCGAATAGCGGACGCAATCGCGGACTGTAACCGCGCGCTGGCGCTGGAAGCGACGAGCATCGAAGCACTCCACACACGCGCGTCGGTGCTTGAAATGATTAAGTGCCTTCCTGATTCTCTGCATGACCTTGAACACCTAAAGCTTCTCTACAACTCCATTCTTCGTGACCGCAAGCTGCCTGGACCCGCCTGGAAGCACCACAATGTTAGGTACTCCCGTCAACCCACAACTGTCtcgttttcttttctatttttttttttttag